Proteins from a genomic interval of Medicago truncatula cultivar Jemalong A17 chromosome 3, MtrunA17r5.0-ANR, whole genome shotgun sequence:
- the LOC11443558 gene encoding kinesin-like protein KIN-14F, producing the protein MPQEGSLSQNSFLISPSKRGLKGIVSMNIKEASCPAIEESFNDHDLAHRKAEEAASRRYEASEWLRQIDNVACSLLPPKPSEQQFCLSLRNGLILCNVLNKVNPGAVVKVVDNPALAAAASVEGAAHSAIQYFENMRNFLYAVKDMQLLTFEASDLEKGGSSNKVVDCILCLKGYYEWKLSGGIGVWRYGGTVRITSLPKMSPSSSVVGSESADDSLDESESSQYEHLLEFLHLSEEFLNEETKTTNVLAFLFDHFGLRLLQAYLRETDGIDDLPLNTMVIDALLGKVVKDFSSLLVSQGAELGLFLKKILKGDIGCLSRREFVEAISLYLNQRSSLASNDFSKFCSCGGKRDSVRQNVNYSAKYAEVINTQQKQLETVKYYFEDTKLEVKQIHSEWEQELIRLEHHVKSLEVASSSYHKVLEENRSLYNQVQDLKGAIRVYCRVRPFLPGQSNGQSTVDYIGENGDMMIVNPIKQGKDARRVFSFNKVFGTSVTQEQIYADTQPLIRSVLDGYNVCVFAYGQTGSGKTYTMSGPDLSAEDTWGVNYRALRDLFYISKERSDSIIYEVFVQMIEIYNEQVRDLLVSDGSNRRLDVRNTSQLNGLNVPDAYLVPVTCTRDVLYLMRIGQKNRTVGATALNERSSRSHSVLTVHVRGRELVSNSILRGCLHLVDLAGSERVDKSEAVGERLKEAQHINRSLSALGDVISALAQKSPHIPYRNSKLTQVLQDSLGGHAKTLMFVHINPELNAIGETISTLKFAERVASIELGAAQSNKETGEIRELKEEISSLKQALERKETELEQLKAGNARNISESPKRRAVSPYHLPRYGTSGSMKPETSQRVMDDRNLEARSCSSGKQRRSRFPSAFMDKESMPKMSLLTEEKLAGSGKGRSPSPPVRRSTSTDRGSVIKNKVKSDTTDNQPVLKHPFPARVPVNKFLGTMPMAAALENNARLHLNSPEPVKYEEEQFKQALSAVRQGGVRKSKVESKAKTKHHQLSPFKIQKSDLIPTFISGMETPPKSDHSDPENDLRFVDSSVHGALNLSKIRQNFPRNFQNLESRRTMQGGEPLSASKVDNKLLNGSASNHKEGNNTSMPEFRRSRSTPRGNFFGLS; encoded by the exons ATGCCACAGGAGGGGTCACTATCACAAAACTCTTTTTTGATATCTCCTTCAAAGAGAGGATTGAAAGGTATAGTTTCTATGAACATCAAGGAAGCTTCATGTCCTGCCATAGAGGAGAGTTTCAACGATCATGATTTGGCTCATAGGAAAGCAGAAGAAGCAG CTTCAAGGAGATACGAAGCATCAGAATGGCTACGTCAAATAGACAACGTTGCATGTTCATTGTTACCACCAAAACCCTCAGAACAACAATTTTGTCTTTCACTCCGCAATGGTCTCATTCTCTGCAACGTCCTCAACAAAGTGAATCCTGGTGCTGTTGTTAAAGTCGTGGACAATCCAGCACTTGCTGCTGCTGCTTCAGTTGAAGGAGCAGCACATTCTGCTATTCAGTATTTTGAGAATATGAGAAACTTTCTTTATGCTGTTAAGGATATGCAACTCTTGACTTTTGAAGCTTCTGATTTAGAGAAG GGAGGATCATCAAATAAAGTTGTGGACTGCATTCTATGTTTAAAAGGATACTATGAATGGAAACTATCTGGTGGAATTGGTGTGTGGAGATATGGTGGAACTGTGAGGATTACTTCCTTGCCAAAGATGTCTCCATCTTCCTCCGTAGTTGGCAGTGAAAGTGCTGATGATTCACTGGACGAGTCTGAGTCATCACAGTATGAACATCTGCTTGAATTTCTTCACCTATCTGAAGAGTTTTTGAATGAAGAAACCAAGACTACCAATGTTCTTGCTTTCCTTTTTGATCACTTTGGACTCAGACTTCTTCAGGCTTATCTTAGAGAGACGGATGGGATTGATGATCTGCCTCTGAATACAATG GTAATTGATGCCTTACTCGGCAAGGTAGTCAAGGATTTCTCTTCTTTGCTTGTTTCTCAAGGCGCTGAG CTTGGACTTTTCctgaagaaaatattaaaagggGATATTGGCTGTCTCTCAAGGAGGGAGTTTGTAGAAGCTATCTCACTATATCTTAATCAAAGAAGTAGTTTGGCATCAAATGATTTCTCCAAATTCTGCAGTTGTGGTGGAAAACGTGACAGTGTTCGACAAAATGTCAATTATTCTGCCAAATATGCTGAAGTAATCAATACTCAACAGAAACAACTTGAG ACGGTGAAATACTATTTTGAAGATACAAAACTGGAAGTCAAACAAATTCACTCAGAGTGGGAACAAGAATTGATTAGGCTAG AGCATCATGTCAAGAGCCTTGAAGTGGCATCCTCTTCTTACCACAAAGTTTTGGAAGAGAACCGTTCTCTTTACAATCAAGTACAAGACCTCAAAG GAGCTATTAGGGTCTATTGTAGAGTCAGACCCTTCTTACCGGGACAATCAAATGGACAGTCGACAGTTGACTATATTGGAGAAAATGGAGACATGATGATTGTAAATCCAATCAAGCAAGGAAAAGATGCAAGAAGGGTATTTTCATTCAATAAGGTGTTTGGTACAAGTGTAACACAAG AACAAATTTATGCCGACACTCAACCATTGATCAGGTCTGTTTTAGATGGTTATAATGTATGTGTCTTTGCATATGGGCAGACCGGTTCAGGGAAGACCTACACAATG AGTGGCCCTGATCTGTCAGCTGAAGATACATGGGGTGTAAACTATAGAGCTTTGcgtgatttattttatatatcaaaGGAAAGGTCAGATTCCATAATATACGAAGTTTTCGTCCAGATGATTGAGATATACAATGAACAAGTGAGAGATTTATTAGTCAGTGATGGCTCTAACAGAAG ATTAGATGTACGAAACACTTCCCAACTAAACGGACTCAACGTGCCAGATGCATATTTAGTTCCCGTTACTTGTACACGAgatgttttatatttaatgaGAATTGGTCAGAAAAACCGCACTGTTGGTGCTACAGCCCTAAATGAGAGAAGCAGCCGTTCTCATAG TGTTTTGACCGTTCATGTTCGAGGCAGGGAGTTAGTTTCTAACTCCATACTTAGGGGTTGTCTCCATCTTGTGGATTTGGCTGGTAGCGAGAGAGTTGACAAATCTGAAGCTGTTGGTGAGAGACTAAAGGAGGCCCAACATATTAATAGATCACTTTCAGCACTTGGAGATGTTATTTCTGCTTTGGCACAAAAAAGTCCACATATCCCTTACAGAAATAGCAAGCTCACACAAGTTTTACAAGATTCTTTAG GAGGGCATGCAAAAACTTTGATGTTTGTTCATATAAACCCCGAACTTAATGCTATCGGGGAGACAATTAGCACACTCAAGTTTGCTGAAAGGGTTGCATCCATTGAACTTGGGGCTGCTCAATCTAATAAAGAAACTGGAGAAATTCGAGAACTGAAGGAAGAG atATCAAGTCTCAAACAGGCGTTGGAGAGAAAAGAAACAGAACTGGAGCAGTTGAAAGCTGGGAATGCTCGAAACATTTCAGAGTCTCCAAAACGAAGAGCTGTTTCACCTTACCATTTGCCCAGATATGGCACCAGTGGCAGCATGAAGCCTGAAACTAGTCAACGAGTCATGGATGATAGAAATCTTGAG GCTAGAAGTTGCTCGTCGGGTAAGCAAAGGAGGTCAAGGTTTCCCTCGGCATTTATGGACAAGGAGTCCATGCCAAAAATGTCCCTTCTCACCGAAGAAAAGTTAGCGGGCTCAGGAAAAGGAAGATCACCGTCGCCTCCAGTTAGAAGATCAACATCTACCGATAGAGGGTCAGTCATAAAAAACAAGGTCAAAAGCGACACAACAGACAACCAACCAGTATTAAAGCATCCATTTCCAGCTAGAGTGCCTGTTAACAAATTTCTTGGCACAATGCCAATGGCTGCAGCCCTTGAAAATAATGCAAGATTGCATTTGAATTCACCTGAGCCAGTAAAATATGAAGAGGAACAATTCAAGCAAGCACTTAGTGCGGTAAGACAAGGCGGTGTTAGAAAAAGCAAGGTTGAAAGCAAGGCAAAGACCAAACATCATCAACTATCTCCCTTTAAGATTCAAAAGTCTGACTTGATCCCAACATTTATTTCTGGCATGGAGACACCTCCAAAGAGTGATCACTCTGATCCCGAAAATGATCTTAGATTTGTTGACTCTTCTGTTCATGGTGCTTTAAATCTCAGTAAGATACGTCAGAACTTTCCAAGGAATTTTCAGAACCTTGAATCAAG AAGAACAATGCAAGGAGGAGAGCCTTTATCAGCTAGCAAAGTTGATAACAAACTTTTGAATGGTTCAGCAAGCAATCATAAAGAAGGAAATAATACATCCATGCCTGAATTTAGAAGAAGCCGATCTACTCCACGCggaaatttttttggtttatctTGA